The following proteins are co-located in the Triticum aestivum cultivar Chinese Spring chromosome 1A, IWGSC CS RefSeq v2.1, whole genome shotgun sequence genome:
- the LOC123188962 gene encoding protein IQ-DOMAIN 2, translating to MGKKGKWLGAVKKVFSPESKEKKEEKLRKKLAARDPSPPDLTPSTSLEVNVSMPPPLPPPAVPSPHQTEEVQVRDVELEQEQEQSKHVTVEAAPDAPAQTSSALPPGVSREELAAIKIQTAFRGYLARRALRALRGLVRLKSLVEGNSVKRQAASTLRCMQTLARVQSQIRSRRLKMSEENQALQRQLLLKQELDSLRMGEHWDDTTQSKEKIEASLISRQEAAIRRERALAYAFSHQWKSSSRSSNPMFVDPNNPHWGWSWLERWMAAKPSEAGRTGTGKESNIDQGSVKSTSLNLGEGEITKAFNRRGSKPDKSSPTTPKLIRPASRLSPSTPTAKVTPIVVKKKPATPKNGISQVDDDARSVLSVQSERPRRHSIATSTVRDDESLASSPSVPSYMAATKSARAKSRLQGSPLIDSAETTPEKGGSISVGSAKKRLSFPAGGVPPSPMRRHSGPPKVESVVKDIAVTPQPEALAISG from the exons ATGGGGAAGAAGGGCAAGTGGCTGGGCGCCGTCAAGAAGGTGTTCAGCCCTGAgtccaaggagaagaaggaggag AAACTGAGGAAGAAGTTGGCTGCAAGAGACCCCAGTCCACCAGATCTAACACCTTCCACTTCCTTGGAAGTCAATGTTTcgatgccgccgccgctgccgcctcccgcCGTTCCATCCCCGCACCAAACTGAGGAGGTTCAGGTCCGTGATGTTGAgctggagcaggagcaggagcagagCAAGCATGTGACCGTGGAGGCAGCCCCTGATGCTCCTGCGCAGACATCGTCGGCATTGCCACCTGGTGTATCGAGGGAAGAGCTAGCAGCAATCAAGATCCAGACCGCCTTCAGGGGATACCTG GCAAGGAGGGCACTACGAGCCTTGAGGGGCCTTGTTAGATTGAAGTCATTGGTCGAGGGTAATTCGGTTAAGCGTCAAGCTGCAAGTACTCTGCGCTGTATGCAGACTCTCGCACGGGTGCAGTCACAGATACGTTCAAGAAGGCTGAAGATGTCTGAGGAGAACCAAGCCCTCCAGCGCCAGCTCCTGCTGAAACAAGAATTGGACAGTTTGAGG ATGGGGGAGCACTGGGACGACACCACTCAATCCAAGGAGAAGATCGAAGCAAGTCTAATAAGCAGGCAAGAGGCTGCAATAAGAAGAGAGAGAGCGCTCGCATACGCGTTTTCCCATCAG TGGAAGAGCAGTTCAAGGTCCTCCAACCCAATGTTTGTAGACCCAAACAACCCACACTGGGGCTGGAGCTGGCTGGAGCGCTGGATGGCAGCAAAGCCTTCTGAGGCCGGCCGCACTGGAACCGGCAAGGAAAGCAACATTGACCAGGGATCAGTGAAGAGCACGAGTTTGAACCTTGGAGAGGGCGAGATCACTAAAGCCTTCAACCGTAGGGGCTCCAAGCCAGACAAGTCGTCACCGACGACTCCAAAGCTGATCCGCCCAGCCTCCCGGCTGTCCCCTTCCACACCCACTGCCAAAGTGACACCAATAGTTGTGAAGAAGAAACCTGCTACACCGAAGAACGGGATTTCACAGGTGGATGACGATGCAAGGAGCGTGCTCAGTGTGCAGTCCGAGCGACCAAGGCGGCACAGCATAGCCACCTCAACAGTGCGGGATGACGAGAGCCTCGCAAGCTCTCCATCAGTCCCAAGCTACATGGCTGCCACAAAATCTGCTAGGGCCAAGTCCCGCCTCCAGGGGTCGCCACTGATCGATAGTGCAGAGACGACACCAGAGAAAGGAGGCTCTATTAGCGTTGGGTCAGCCAAGAAGAGGCTGTCTTTCCCAGCTGGAGGGGTGCCCCCCTCGCCAATGAGGCGGCATTCTGGCCCTCCGAAGGTGGAGAGTGTGGTGAAGGACATCGCTGTGACACCGCAGCCAGAGGCCCTGGCGATCAGCGGTTGA
- the LOC123188967 gene encoding uncharacterized protein encodes MARGKQQQKKTLDQSRYPEIKKQKQCNPYVAARSISCDCNFWDTRQKDLYDQIYREKKVFEHRFVEWSDIADAETCPFDLSTKYEDLGLKGCEKETTQRRGPLVLKGPVHTDMEVGAERAVYHEVDSILCAEERVCRSSASNSNPAWLVGEKVYFLQSILCKQLPINQKGIWARRVNPPEDAEARVMIEHWREGIIVLLVS; translated from the exons ATGGCCAGGGGaaagcagcagcagaagaagacATTGGATCAGTCGAGATATCCTGAAATTAAGAAGCAGAAGCAATGTAACCCATATGTTGCTGCTAGATCTATCTCTTGCGACTGCAATTTTTGGGACACGAGGCAAAAAGATCTATATGATCAGATCTATCGTGAAAAGAAAGTTTTTGAGCACAGATTTGTGGAGTGGTCAGATATAGCTGATGCTGAAACATGTCCTTTTGACTTGTCCACTAAGTATGAGGATCTTGGTCTCAAAG GCTGTGAGAAGGAAACCACGCAGAGGAGAGGACCTCTGGTACTCAAGGGACCAGTTCATACCGATATGGAGGTCGGTGCTGAGCGCGCAGTTTATCACGAGGTTGATTCCATCCTATGTGCCGAAGAAAGAGTTTGCAGATCTTCAGCCTCAAACTCAAATCCAGCTTGGCTTGTTGGAGAGAAGGTATATTTTCTACAGTCCATTCTCTGCAAGCAACTGCCGATCAACCAGAAGGGGATTTGGGCCCGCCGCGTCAACCCTCCTGAAGACGCTGAAGCGCGTGTGATGATCGAGCACTGGCGAGAAGGTATAATAGTTTTACTTGTTAGTTGA